The sequence below is a genomic window from Dioscorea cayenensis subsp. rotundata cultivar TDr96_F1 chromosome 6, TDr96_F1_v2_PseudoChromosome.rev07_lg8_w22 25.fasta, whole genome shotgun sequence.
GATGTCCTTGTGCTTAAATTTAACTTAAAATGCAGAGAGAAGATGAATTAAATTTTCTAGAATAAATCAGTGGAAAGACAAGATGTAAGTGAAGCTTTAGGCTTTATTCTGGTtaataaagaaatgaatgacATGATTACTTGCAGCTGTGACACATATCTTAAAATCTAGGATTAATTAAAAGGGCTATCATGAAGAAATTTTAAACCTAAACCTTTACACAATGAACTTTCTCGAATTGTTGgttattaattgttaattgcttCGCCTATCTTAATATGTTTCTGTCATTCTTATTTCTGTTTCAATTCAATCCCTAACTCCCAAGACAATTTAAACCAGGTTTGGAAACACCTATGACCCATTCTTTTATTCCCAATTGTGAAACTTTGAACTTGGCAAATAATCTAATATTACAAAGACAAAATCTAATTGATCATCCActaattttcttatttcttttctttggctTTTTTGCTCAATTTCTAAAACTCATATAAAGTAAATAGACTGAAGGATGAGTTAAACATCACTGTTCAAAGCTATTTCATGTGGTGGAGGCAAAGTGGCAAAGACTCACTTGAGGTTTAAGGAAGGTTTAATGAAAAACTCCTAAACcagataaagataaaaaatccTCTTTATAAAATATTGGTGACAACCGTTTATGGAGAGAAAACTTATACTtcattatttctttgattttattgatcCATGAGTGTTGACGAGGTAACATTCGCAAGATATAAGAAAATTCCTCTGAATATAAAAACTAAGACACAGTTTTTCAAACAATTAGCAAGATCTGGAAGTCAATTATTTAATCTGATCTGCATATACTTAATTGTGTAAGGAATAAGAAAGTTCctataaatttctcttttttaaattttttatctataataGAGTAGATCATGATGCAATTGCAGAACCATGATTATCCTCAATTTACAGAAAATGCTTAAAATCTACTACCACAATGTTGCAAGAAAACTAGATGAAAATAAGATAATCACCAAAAGAACTCCCTAAGGAAGCTTGCACCAACTTCCATAATCTACTTAAAGGGTTAATAAGTAGATAGCCGCGTGAGACAGAATTGAATTGTGAGGTAAATTCATACTAAAGGACATCAAAATATGGAGTCAGGAAAAGTACATGATACTGCAATTTAATAGCTTCTAGATTGCCAAAAAGTATCAAGATTGGCAGAACTCTCCAATGTAGTATTTTCTCAAGAGAAGATGATCAACAAGTCAAAATAGTATGATTCCCAATTTgccattaatatattaatgcaaATGCTATTAAAAGCTTAATTTAAAAAAGTACGGGTAAGACATGTAGAAAAATGCTGTAACATAGAAGCATACCTTAAGTTCATATCTCCTAAGAGTCTTTATTACAAATCTTTCATCTTGTGAGAGATAGAATATGCTGCCACTTTTCCCAGGAGAAGAAAGCTCTTTTAGACCCTCTCCTCCACAAATGGACATCATGTAATCTGCAGCGTCTATCTTAAACATTTCACGTAGATTCCTGAAAATATGCTGATTCAAAATGAGGTCATTGtgacaaataatatttattttatgcttTTTGACTGATCAAGCAAGTCacattatgaataaaaataaataaatatatttattttatgctgCTAGGTAAATGTAAAATACTTCTTTCATGAAAGTACATGAATCGAACCGACTAAGTCTtcactttttataaaattcaaaaggaaaaataagtaCCTAAACACCATCGGACAATAGTCCTTCCAAAAGAAATCAGTAGAATAATGAGGAGGGGTGAAACGGGAACCCTTTCTTGGAAAATACATACGTATTCTAGCCCGAGGTCCAAAATCTGAGGAACGAACCTCACGCATAGGCACAGGAGTGATTTTCCCCACCGTGTACCTGAAAACTTCAAGACAAAACATTAGAGAATACCTTTTTATTAATGTCGTAAATTACTCATCAAGTTTAGAAAAAAGTCAATGATAAGGATGTAgtaaatgataaacaaaatagttaaaaaaaatcatcagatgTTTTTACTGCTATAAATTGATTGGttcttttcatatatacttTCACATAttttcatgcatgtatatatatatcatattgtatatattttttttttggcaatataATGTAGGACTTTGAAAAGCCTTATCATTTTTCTCATGCACCTAAGTCTGATCGTCAGAAATCTCACAAAAAGAATCACAAAAGAATACTAAGTTCATTGCACATCAAACATCAGCATAAAGTACAAATTATGAACCAAAGTGCGTTGCACACAAAGATCCTCTGATCATGGGTTTTAAGAATCACAGCACATACCACCTCACCAAGAAATTGAACCAACACTACCACTCTTCTTAGAGAAGGGTGTGAAACCAACATGGCAGGTAATTGGAAATTTATTCCTGTGATAGCTTTATTCCTGTGATAGTGGATGCTTTAAAAACATTCCAAGGCATACAAAGAAAATTAGTGTGGAAATTGTAAAATCATACTGGAATTGTTCTATAGCTATCTGCCTGAAAATCTGTCGATATGTATTTGCCATTACAATCTAGATGACAACTTATTTAACTCTTTATGTGAAGTTTTCCAAGCAATTTAACTGCTTTTCAAAAATCCTTCAGAAATATTGCCTTAATCTTTGAGTGGATGGTTCAATTCTGACAAGTCCAGATGACAacaatttctgaattttcttgctTTCAGAAAGCAAATTAAATGTCTCATTTAGTTTTTCTTATAGCGATTACCTTTAATATCTAATTTAACTTATTTTAATACAGCATGAATAAAATAATTGCTTTTGTAAGTAACTTCCAATACAAGGAAAAAATGactataataattacaaatgaacataaaaaaaaaaacagttaaaaGAGGCACTGAAAAATCTCATTTGCACGAATTGTTTTAGAAATGATATTTACCTTATTCCCAGTTGCAAGTCCAGCATCAAATAGTAGCTCTTATGACCTTTATAAATTCTTTCCCCAGGTCCCTTTTGCTTTATTCTGATCCTATGTCGCCACTTATTTTTGTGGGACATCCTAGAGTCAGGCGTTAGACTTCTCTCCCTTATTAAGACTCCCTGCATGTATTCTCTTTCAGAAGCCATAACATTGTCATCTTGAAGCTCATGATCATCTTCATCAGGACTTGATGGAGTCAATGAGCCATCCAGTGACTGAAAGCTTCTGCGTGAATCACCAACATTCCATACACCATCAAATGACGTAGTTGTGTGTGAAATGCGTCCTGAACTCCTAAAGAATCTGCTTATGTTCCATCTACCACATCTGCTCTTTTTTAGTCTAAATGTTCTACTCCTATGACCCTCAGGATTCATTGATGTACCAGCACAAAAACTTAGTGCCTTTTGATTATACCTAAAAGATTCAAGACGCTTATGTTGATAAGAAAGTTTGCTTCCACATGGATAAAATGTGCCCCAACCATCCTTTAGCCCCTTACTCCAAGTACCAAAATAATATGCCCCATCAGCAAATTTATAATAACCAGATCCATGTTGTAATCCATCTAGCCAGAGACCGTCATATAAATCATCATTTGCCCACTTCATAAGTCCTCTACCACTCATTTTTCCAGCTTTCCAGTTTCCAATATAAGTATTTCCATTACTCCATGTATACCTGCCTATACCTTCTTGCAGTCCTTCCCTCCAAAAACCTTCATAGAAATCTGAATTAGAATAGCTTTTACATCCCATCCCATGTTGCATGTTCATCCTCCAAGAACCTGTGTAAACAGAACCGTCGACTCCAGAAAATGTTCCAGAACCATGAAGGAAGCCTCCACGGAAGTCACCTTCATATGTTGCCCCAGAAGGCCAGCAAATTTTTCCTCGTCCTGTCATTTTTCCCTTCTCCCATTCACCCTGATAGCATGCACCATCTACCCATGAATATTTCCCCATACCCTGAGGGAGCAATCCCTCAAAATTTCCAACATAGATGTCTCCATTCGGAAGAATCTTCTCAATAAGCCTAACAAAAGAGACAATTAGGAACTTTCACGAAGGCCAAAGGCACAATGTGCTATGAACAACAAGCAGGCATCTAGATATCAATGGAATTAACAAAAACTCACTTTTCACTATCCTCATTGCTCATCTCTACAACAGCGTTGTGCTGAGCTTACACATTCAATTTTCTGAAACTAAGCAAAGGCAAACTGCGAGCCTTTGTTCAATACTATTAAGAGGTACAAAGTCCGGAATTCAAGAATGCACCTGCAATTTTAAGTGATGAAGACATACAGTCAATGCTCAACAAAAGATAACATATTCCTCCTCCCATCAAGATCTAAAAAGATTGCAAAGAAGCAGCCAAATATAAGATGAAAAATGATGCAAGAAGCTAACATcctataaattaaataaggaaaaaaaaaaggaacattaAGGatttatactcctcaaaatgtGGTTCAATGTCACAAATCTGTTCTTTCTACCAAAACATCAGTTGAACTAATGAAATGGATGTAAAACGACAAGTTTCAAACCATTACGCTAAGTTGATGGAACATCAACCCCACTTGAAAAATAATAAGCAAATTAAGAATCACAGTCCTTTGAACAAAGCACTGTATATGATGGATTATGAAAagcaaaatagaatttttagtGTTCCTCCTTCAACCAGggactaataaaaaaaaaccaaaataataataaataaataaataaataaaatgaaaagagtACATTTAAGATGAACATCACCTGCTGGCTGCAGCCAAAACATTCAGAAAGATCTCATCTTTTCAAAAGaaacagaaacaaaagaaagaacttGTGACAAGAAATCACAACACATCAAAACAATAGAAAGGATAAAAACTCTAAACACAGAACACCACGAacaacaaacattcaaacatGAGAAAACAACATCCAACCAACAAGTCACAAATCCAACTGAATTAAAACATAGAAAGAGTCAAAAATCTGGAGAAAAAAGTAATCGCAAATgacaaacttcaaaaaaaaaaataatccagaGTGTAGAAGACCTGAGGAGAGTCAAAAGAGAGGAAATGGATCCCACGCTAGCCTCCACACAAGCAAGGGTATCACTaaagagagaagaaggagaagggatTGAGGAGTGGTTGGGAATTGGTGTTGTTATTGTGGTTGATGGGATTCCCTGAGGAGGAGGTAAGGATTCACCTCAACTCCTGAAGGGAGCATGTTATAGTTTGTTTGGGGCACCGACCAACCAAATAgatgatggttttttttaaaaaaatttttaatttggctGAAAAATTAATAGCCTCCCCTGCTTAACTAATATGCCACATTTAaagattttaaattcaaaactcattaaaaatattactagtaaaaatttttttaggattttaCTGAAAAAATAATAGCCTCACGCTATTTAACCAATGTGAAAGTGCAACATTTAAAGGTATCGAGTTCAAAACTTGTTGAAAGTATTGATAGTAATGAGTTACTAATTATGGGTGTGAGTTAACAACCCAAACCCCAGGGGTGCATTAACACATGCTCATACTCTTGTATACagtattatttttgaaaaaaaaataaaggttttCGCATTATAACCCTTGCAGATTTGGATAATTGtgtttgataatttatatatttaatattagacAATTTATAGATGTTATGAGAGAAATGTTATTAGAACccttatatattatatattaggtgaaaacagttttttttttttgtgtgtgtgtgtggggggtggCAGATTTTGAGTtcaaaactcattaaaaatattGGTAGTAAGAAACTTTTTAGGGTTTTACTGAAAAAATAATAACCTCACGTTACTTGACCAATGTGAGTGCGATATTTAAAGATTTTGAGTTCAAAACTCATTGAAAATATTGATAGTAAGAAACTTTTTAGGGTTTTACTCAAGAAATAATAACCTCACACTACTTAACCAATGTGAAAGTGCAACATTTAAAGATATCAAGTTCAAAACTTGTTAAAAGTATTGATAGTAATGAATTGCTAATTATGGGTGCGAGTTAACAACCCAAACCCCAAGGGCGCATTAACTCATGCTCATACTCTTGATGTATACCAtgttacttttaaaaaaaaattaagggttttTGTATTATAACCCCTTGCAGATTTGGATAATTGTGTTTGTGaatttatatgtttaatattaGACAATTTACCTAGACCCCTTATATTATATTAAGGGAAAAAAGGTTGTTGGGGGCTTTTTGCATTGTAACACCAAGGAATTTGGATAACAAATGTTTATGCTTAATGCTTGATATTAtatatgaggaaaaaaaaaatgttaggaAGAATGATTTGGTGGGGGTTTTTCATTATAATACCTAGAGATTTGTATAAttgtgtttgtatatatatatatatatatatatatatatgcttatagtAGATAATGTATATTagggaagaaaaaaattgatgataaaTGTGTGGAAAAAATGTTACCTAGACCACTATATTAGGGAAAATGATTTAATGTGGTTTTCTCATTATAATACctaaaaatttagataatgatgttttatgaatattagtaaaaaaacgaaaggaagacattcaaaaaggtTTTGCGCTCAAGACTCATTAAAAGTAATAATGGTAACGGGTCAGTCGGTTGTGGGTGTAAGCTCACAGTTCAAACTCTTCATCCCCAACTGAGAATGTAAGGATTAAACAATTAATTCTCAGCATATGTGCATGATCTTGATATAAATGTATATAGCGCTTGTCgcatttgtcaaaaataataataataataataatattagcaaaaaaaaatttggtgagGTTTTTGCATTAGAACCACTACATATTTGG
It includes:
- the LOC120263385 gene encoding phosphatidylinositol 4-phosphate 5-kinase 1-like codes for the protein MSNEDSEKLIEKILPNGDIYVGNFEGLLPQGMGKYSWVDGACYQGEWEKGKMTGRGKICWPSGATYEGDFRGGFLHGSGTFSGVDGSVYTGSWRMNMQHGMGCKSYSNSDFYEGFWREGLQEGIGRYTWSNGNTYIGNWKAGKMSGRGLMKWANDDLYDGLWLDGLQHGSGYYKFADGAYYFGTWSKGLKDGWGTFYPCGSKLSYQHKRLESFRYNQKALSFCAGTSMNPEGHRSRTFRLKKSRCGRWNISRFFRSSGRISHTTTSFDGVWNVGDSRRSFQSLDGSLTPSSPDEDDHELQDDNVMASEREYMQGVLIRERSLTPDSRMSHKNKWRHRIRIKQKGPGERIYKGHKSYYLMLDLQLGIRYTVGKITPVPMREVRSSDFGPRARIRMYFPRKGSRFTPPHYSTDFFWKDYCPMVFRNLREMFKIDAADYMMSICGGEGLKELSSPGKSGSIFYLSQDERFVIKTLRRYELKSLLKMLPKYYNHVGNHENTLITKFFGLHRITIRSGRKIRFVVMGNMFCTELRIHRRYDLKGSTQGRSTSKHNITENTTLKDLDLSYVFYLEKSWREALFRQISLDCMFLESQCIIDYSMLLGLHFRAPEHLKSLLEPQHAQHGASSSAGDYVDTPTQGEMIIPPKGLLLVTHEPGSVSNMPGSHIRGGTLRASAAGDEEVDLLLPGTGRLRVQLGVNMPAQANRKLLHDEGPDLAEIDLFEVYDVVLYLGIIDILQEYNLTKKIEHACKSLRYHPMSISAVDPQTYSKRFISFLEKVFPEQV